Within Halalkalibaculum roseum, the genomic segment CGCGATTAGTGGTCTTGAGAAGGTGGTTGCCGGCATGATAAATGGTGCCTGGATCATGCGGGGAGGCAACAATCGGTGCATTCCAGTTGAACCGGTATTTATGATCGCTTGGATTGGTACCCAGCCCAAGATACGGATAGGCCATCACCATTTTACTCTTTTCCGTTTCATGGTTGTACTCATTGATGATGCCTTGGTAACATCCCCCGTAAACCAGTTTTGGATCATCGGGATCAAAGGCCAGATAGGCACTTTCGCAACCCGCCGTTGCATACCAATCCTTCCAGTCGATACCGCCGTCACCGGTACGGCTGGCTATAGCTACCGTGCTATTATCCTGTTGTCCACCATATAGATAGTATGGGAATCGATTATCAGTATTTACCCGGTAAAACTGGGCGGTGGGCTGGTTTCTCTGTGTTGACCAAGACTTACCTCCATTATAGCTCACATTGGCCCCGCCGTCGTTGGAATTAATCATATTGGCGTTATTATGCGGATTGATCCAGAGATCATGATTGTCTCCGTGTGGCACCTCGATACGTGTTAACGATTCTCCACCATTGGTAGATTTCATGAATGGGGCATTCATAATGTAAACCGTGTTTTCATCTTGTGGATCGGCCTTGACATGCATATAGTACCAGGCTCGTGCACGGATAACCCTGTCACTGTTGATGAGCTTCCAGGATTTTCCTGCATCATCAGAGCGATAGAGTCCGCCTTCATCTCCTTTGGCTTCCACGATGGCAAAAACCCTATCATTATTGGCTCGAGATACAGAAATTCCGATTTTCCCCATAAGGTCGGGGAGTCCGTTGGTCAACTTCTCCCAATTATCGCCCCCATCCGTTGTTTTCCAGATGCTACTGCCCGGACCTCCGCTGCGAATTTTCCAGGGAAAACGACGATGATCCCAGAAAGCGGCATAAATAATGCGAGGATTGGTCATATCGACGCTCATGTCACTTGCACCGGTATCTTCATCGATATGCAAAACCAGTTCCCAGTTTTCTCCACCGTCCTTAGAACGGTAAATGCCACGTTCTTCATTGGCTCCATAAGGACTGCCTTGAGCTGCCACATATACCAATTCAGGATTATCGGGATGTACTTGCACCCTGGAAATCTGCCGCGTGTTTTCCAGGCCCACGTGTACCCAGGTTTTTCCGGCATCGGTAGATTTATATACCCCGTCACCGTGGGAGGTGGTAACACCACGTACCGGCGATTCCCCCATTCCCACATAGACAACATTGGGATCAGAGGCAGAAACCCCAATGGCCCCTACGGAACCGGTATTGAAAAATCCATCGGAAATATTATTCCATGTCTTTCCGCCATCATGGGTTTTCCAAACTCCGCCTCCTGTTGCGCCCATGTAATAGGTATCTTCATCCCCAATGACGCCGGAAACAGCGGTAACCCTTCCACCTCGAAAAGGACCGATATTTCTCCATTTCATGGCTTTGTACAACTTGGTCGGATATTGGTACTCTTCTTCACTATTGTCTTGTGCCTGACTTTTTTCCAGCCCTAAACCCCCTGCCAAAAACAGAAATAGCAAGAATACTGCTGTCATAGACAGATATCTTCCTATGGTGTTAGTTCTCTTAACCTCATCTCTCATATTTTCTGACTCCATCTTTTTTCCATCCCTATGTTTTTGAGTTTAAAAAAGCGCTGCCGGTTAAACCCGACAGCGCTATATACTAACGATTTATTGAGTGCCCTAACAGCTGACGTCAGGATTTGCCCTGCATTCAGTTATGGAAATCGGGAAAAAGGTCCCCGGAGTGGACTCCGCCGTTGAATTGGTCTCCCATTGCGGTGAGCTTGTATCGAAGCGATACATGTCGTGCAATCTCCTTCCCTGCAGAAACAGATTGACCTGTCGTGTATGCTGAAGCATTTCAAGCTGAGTAATCTGTCCGCTGTAATCGGTAAGGTCGTTCAGAGAACGAATCGCATTTATCTGGGTATTGAAGTCAACGCTTCCGTTACCCGCCGCTGCAGCTTCCGCCAGTATCAAATGCATCTCTCTGGCCGAAACAACAGTAATAGGGGCGTACTCTATGGCAGTAATAAATTCTACCAGGGAATTATACAGTACCGGATCCGGGATATTATCTATTGGATCCTGAAGCTGAACCGTTGAGTCAGCATACTGGATGTTTTTCACCCTTCTTCCAGCATCGTCAGCCACGATATAAACCGAGGGGTTTACAACGAGCTCAATACGCTGGTTGGTCTGCTGAGCAACATAATTGTTGAGCGTACTCGGTGAAAAAGTAAGCTGGTACTTATAATCTGCACCCATAACGGCCAGTGCCGCCTGCGCATCCGCTACGGCCTCTGAATCATTGATTAAAGGGTCGGCCGTATTTACCGATGGATTCATCTTGCTCCACATGGCTCTTGAATAGTTGGCTCTTGCACGCATCCCCAACAGTGCCGCTTCCAGCTCTGTTGAAATACCGCTTACCGACAAGCCCTGGTCAACGTATTCGACTGCGGTAGTGTAAAGATTAACCATGTTTTCTTCCCCTATAGGAGGTCCGCCTTCTGCACGATCCGTGAACACGAAATTATCAAACATATCAGCTATAGTAACATAGATGATGGCACCATACAGATAGGCCCGGCTCAACTGGGTTCTGTCTGACAACAAACCCTCACTGTCGAATTCGTTAAGCCGCTGGATAACATCGTCAGCCCACCAGCGCGCTCGTGAAACCGTGGGATATTCCTGGTCCACAAACTGGTTGGTGGGATCGTTAAAGTTACCAATCATGATATCCTGCCAGGCATCAAAACTTCCGACCCAGTTTAGCTCGTCGGAGGCTACAGAATAGACGGCAAGAAAACCACTTACCCCATCTGCAACGGTTGCTTCCGAACCATTGGTAAGAAATTCTGCTGTTACAGGCTGGTTAATATCATCCTCAACCAGGCTATTCGGATTGTTTACATCCAAAAGATTACAGCCCGCAAGCATCGTACCGGCTATAATTACAAATGCTAAAAAGCTTCTTGTTATATGTTTCATTTCAAACCTCTTTGTATTCAAAAAATTAAATGGATTCATTTTCATACCTCCTCTTATTAAAATCCTAGATTGACGGTGAAAATAAATCGGCGGGGTATCGGTACACCCAGCGTAGACACACCGGACAGGAAGTTCTGATCCAGCGAGTTTCCTGCCCCACGGCCTACCTCATTTACTTCAGGATCGCCGTCAAACTTCGTCCATAATGCCAGGTTTCGACCCGAAGCAGTAAATGAAAGGTTCCTGATTCCTAAAGGAGTCAGTTTTTCCCTTGACACCCGGTAGGTAAGACTGAGTTCTCTGAATCTCAGGAAGTCAGCCTGTTGTACCCAGTTCAAGCCCTGGAAGGGAGCTAATCCGAGGTAGTTGTTTACCCAATCTTTAAGGGCATTGAGGCGTACCTCAGGATCATTCTGAGGCTGGTAATTTGAATCCACACCGCCGGTAGCATAATCCCGGTCTACACGGGCCGTTTCGGGAGTATTTCGTCCAATAGCCGGATTGGCGCTTCGGAATGCTTCCCCGAGATTATTCACATAGTAGTTACCGAATTGGTACTCAAAGAGTGCATTCAGGCTGAACTGCTTGTAATCAATACCGGTACCGAAGGCTCCTGAGAAATCTGGGGTTGGTTTACCCAGGTAGTGATCATAAAAATCTCCATCACCGTCTTCATCTACTATAAGAACATTCGATGTTGAAGAAGGCAAATTGGAGAACCATGCTGTTGTAAATTCGGATGTTGATCCTGCAAGTAAGGATAACAACTCCTGCTCGCTATCCGGCTGACCATCACCGTTAAGGTCTACAGGAAGAAACCCGTCCTGTACATCCATGAGTTTGGCACCAAAGTGTGCTCCGGGAGCATATCCTTCCGTAATAAAGTTACGGTGTCGGGTATAACTGCCGCTTACCTTAATGGGTGGCGCACCTCCCAGTGACTCAACTTTCTCATATAAATAGGCGGTATTGGCGAAGACGTTAATCTGCAGATCCTGCGTTGAGATCGGAGTACCCTGCAGACTAATCTCAATCCCCTCACCGGAAAGCTCTCCGATGTTATCAAGCTGGGGATTTACAAAACCTCCACTGACAGGAAACTGGCGGGCAACCAAGGCGTCGGTGACCGTTCGGTTCCAATAGGTGGTTTCAAAACCAAGACGCCCGTCAAACATGCCAAGCTCCATACCTAGCTCCCACTCGGTAGATATTTCAGGTTTAAGATCCGGATTACCCAAGTTTTGAGGTGCAATACCCGCTCCTGATGTGGAAGAAAAGGAGGTAAAGGTTGTAAGCGCGTCAAAGGCTCCGGGTTGAAGACCGGACTGTCCGACGGCAGTTCTCAACAATAAGGAACTGATGACTCCATCACCATCTCCCCAGAAGGGAGCATCAGTCGGAATAAACGACAGTGATGCTTTTGGATAAACGATCACACTGAAATCAGATCCGAAAGCACTGTTGGCATCCAAACGGGCTCCAACCGTTCCAAAAAGGTAATCCTGGAATCCGATCTGTTCCTGCCCGAAGACACCCAGGTTTACGTTTTCGAGAATATCTTCATCCAGAGCTTGCTGGTCGGCAGCTTCACTTACCGTAAGACCCGGTCCCGGAAAGCCTACCGCACTTCCTGAGGAAATATTTTCGCGTGTTACAAAGCCCTGAGTTCCGAAAATGAAAGAAGACTCGAAATCTTCGCTCAAGGTATTATTTAGGGTACCCTTAATATCAGCCGTAATTTCCAGGTTGTTTCTGTCGGAGAACGTTCGTTCACCTTCTACATTCGTCCCGGTAAAGTTGCTAATATTCCAGCCGAATGGTCTGTTGAATTCACTGAACTGGTTCGTAAAGTCTACCCCAAAAGTTGCATCCAGGGCCAACATTTCAAAGGGTTGATAGTTAGTACCAATGCTACCGTTGAAATGCTGTACATCCTGATCGAAGGTCAGCTGGGTAGCTTCGGCAACCGTCGCAAAAGCAACAATTCCAGAATAGTTGGTTGGAGAAGCCAGTTGCGGTTTACTCAAAAGCGCCAGTGAAGTCGGGCTTTCCGTATTGTTATTCAGCGGCCAGGTAGAATGCTTGGTATCGGTGTACCCGGTGGTTATACGAAATTGCAGCTTATCGCTGGGATAAATATTTACATTTGTATTGAACTGCAGCTTTTTGTTCTCATCCTCTACCCGTGACTGGGTGCCGGCCGGCATTCCGGGCCATTGCTCTGCAGCAAAGGGTCCGTTTTCATCGGACCAGCGTCCGCTTACATAATAAGTAATACCGGGATTACCACCTTGTACGGAGGCCGTATAGCTTTGTCCATAACCGGTCTCAAACATCTCCTCCATAAAAGCCTCTTCATGAAGTTGATAGGGTACCAGACTCGTTCCGTAGGTATCATTCATATTATCCGCAACGCCCTGCGTGGTTGCCCAACCCGTATTCGGTTCAATAATATTCGTAGGATAACGAATGGCAGCATTTTGAATTTTAATATCAAATTGCGGCTGGTCCAGAACGGCTCCTTTCTTTGTAAAAATCTGAATTACCCCGTTTGAGGCTTCCGTTCCATAGAGTGTAGCTGCAGCGGCTCCTTTCAATACCTCCACGCGTTTGATGATATCGGGATTAATATCATCGAGACGTGATGGCGATCCGCCATCATTATCGACCAGTCCGCCAAAACCGCCGCCGTTATCAACACGCACCCCGTCAATATAAATGAGAGGCTCATTGCTTTGGGATAGACTGGCTGATCCCCGGATTCGAATTCTGGAACCCTCGCCGGTAGCACCGCCGGATGGCAATCCGACCAAGCCCGGTTCTCTTCCCTGCAGTACATCAGAGAAGGTACTGATGGGCGCGGTAGTCAACTCCTCCGAATCAATGGTACCAATAGAATTACCCAGCTTCTTCTTTTCCACGGGTCCTCCGGCACCGGTCACCACAACTTCATTAAGGTTTATTGAACTCTGCCGCAGTACAAAGTTGACCTCAACCGTTTCTGTGTTGACGGTCACTTCCTGTGTGCTGCTGGCAAATCCTATAAATCGCGCCTCCAACGTATAGGTGCCCGGGTCAACATTTTCAATGGAATATCTTCCATCGGCATTGGTTGACGCACCGATAGTTGTGCCCTGTATAATGACGTTTACACCGGGCATAGGCTCACCGGTTCTGGCCTCCGTGACGGTACCCTCAATCGTGGCTTGTGCCAAAAGGGTAATCGGAAGGCATAAAAATATTGCAATTACACTGTAACTGATCTTTTTAAACATAATCCCCACCTGTTTAGATTAGTATATACTATATCCCTGTATAGAATTCCGGACACCTGCTTCAATCCCATATTAATTGGCAAGCGTGGAATCTGATGGAATGAATTGATTTCATTCAATCGTAAATTGGAGAGCTGTACGGCTAATACGTTGCTTTAGAAAGGCACGTATTTTCAACATCACAAATTCCCCTAAGAGACATATTGGTTAATTATTTTCGCTCTGCATCTTCATCACGTTTCGTGAATGTAATGCAGCTACAATAATTAATAATTTCTAATGTTTAATGGCAAGTTATTGTCAGTCTTAGGTTTATAGATAAGAAAATAGTGTGAAATAAGGCCTTCATTGAAGATGGGAAGGGATAACCAATTGTAAAAACCCGTAAATGAAGTCTTAATAAGAGCTTACAGTTTTAGTTGGCGTGCGTAAAAGTGTCTTTATTCAAAACGAACGGCATCGGCAGGTTCCACCAAGGCGGCTCGTTTTGCGGGGTACCAGCTTGCCGCAAGACACAGAAGTAGACTCCCAGCCAAAACAATACTCACATCCAGCACCTCAATACTTACCGGGTAGGCACTGATAATAAATGCAGAAGAGAGTTTTATCAAACCATAGGTCTGCTGCAGCCAGCTAATCAGCAAGCCCAAACCCCCTCCCAGCACACAGCCAATTAGTCCGATGTAAAGACCCTGCTTTACAAAGATCTTTTTGATATCCGAGGGTGTGTATCCCATCGTTAACAGCACACCTATATCCCTGTTCTTTTGGATCACAATCATAGTTAGGGATCCAATTATATTTAAGACTGCTACAATGACAATGATCATCAAAATGATATAGGATCCCCATTTTTCAAGATACATCACATCATAAAGCGGTCGCTGCAGATCATACCAGGTTGAAATTTTATAGTTATCCCCCAGCTTTGAGTGCATAGTATCTTTCACGGCCGCTGCCAAATCACTGTCGGTCAGCCTGACGTCAATACCCGACACGGTGTTTCTAAAATCAAACAGGCGCTGGCCCGCTTCCAGGTCTACATAAACCGGGGCATCATCAATAATTTGAGTCAGGCTATAGCCGCCCCGTATCTCGAACTGGTAAGTGCGCGGTAAGGAAAACTGGGTAAGTGATTTTCTCATCCCCTCGGCACTGAGTAGAACAATGCGTTCGCCCACTTGAACACCCAGTTCATTCATCAATTGTTCGCTCATCAGAAGCCCGGGCATTCTGTCCTGAACACCCAGATCGAAGGCCCCACTTGTAATGCTCTCTTCCAGGTTATTCAGCTCTTTATAATTGGCCGGCTGAATGCCCTTTATGGTTACCACCCTGTTTCGTCGCTGTTTATAAACCAGCAGCGCTTTACCGGTGACGAAGGGCTCTGCCGCTCTCACCTCGGGTATCTCATCTAGGCCGGGCATCATTCCTTCAGTATAATTTATCATGTTGCCATCCTCATTACCCTGCACTTGCTGCTGGTACCGAAAAGCTTTCCCTTCCGCTGATTCAATTCGGATGTCCGGGTCGTTCGTTAGAAGGATATCTTTGATGACTTCGAAAAAACCATTAAACACCGAAAGAACAACGATGAGCAGGGCTGTACCTATAGTTACCCCGGTTATACTGATGATAGTCAGTGTGGATATCAGGGAGATATGCTTCTTTGAAAAGAGGTAGCGCCGGGCTATAAATCCTGTTGTTTTCATGGCGTTTAAAATAGGAATAATCGGCAAGCATAAAAGCGGTAAAAGTGGACCTATCGCGGTTCACATTTTTTTACCATGGAACTAATTCATTTTTATTACTTTATTTGCCGGACTATGTAATATCAATATAATTAATGGGGTATATATGTTAGGATGGAACTCTTCTGCAACGAATAATTACCTTTGGATTCCAGTCGCTTTTGTTTGTTTCGCACTGATTGGATTTGCGCCCGAAGCCGAGGCGCAGATCTTTGGGCACGGTGACGAAACCGCAAACCCGACATTCCAAGAGTCATTTCTCAAAAATCTTAGTTATCGCAATATCGGTCCGTATCGAGGCGGACGGTCGGTTGCGGTCAGCGGTCACCCG encodes:
- a CDS encoding SusC/RagA family TonB-linked outer membrane protein — its product is MFKKISYSVIAIFLCLPITLLAQATIEGTVTEARTGEPMPGVNVIIQGTTIGASTNADGRYSIENVDPGTYTLEARFIGFASSTQEVTVNTETVEVNFVLRQSSINLNEVVVTGAGGPVEKKKLGNSIGTIDSEELTTAPISTFSDVLQGREPGLVGLPSGGATGEGSRIRIRGSASLSQSNEPLIYIDGVRVDNGGGFGGLVDNDGGSPSRLDDINPDIIKRVEVLKGAAAATLYGTEASNGVIQIFTKKGAVLDQPQFDIKIQNAAIRYPTNIIEPNTGWATTQGVADNMNDTYGTSLVPYQLHEEAFMEEMFETGYGQSYTASVQGGNPGITYYVSGRWSDENGPFAAEQWPGMPAGTQSRVEDENKKLQFNTNVNIYPSDKLQFRITTGYTDTKHSTWPLNNNTESPTSLALLSKPQLASPTNYSGIVAFATVAEATQLTFDQDVQHFNGSIGTNYQPFEMLALDATFGVDFTNQFSEFNRPFGWNISNFTGTNVEGERTFSDRNNLEITADIKGTLNNTLSEDFESSFIFGTQGFVTRENISSGSAVGFPGPGLTVSEAADQQALDEDILENVNLGVFGQEQIGFQDYLFGTVGARLDANSAFGSDFSVIVYPKASLSFIPTDAPFWGDGDGVISSLLLRTAVGQSGLQPGAFDALTTFTSFSSTSGAGIAPQNLGNPDLKPEISTEWELGMELGMFDGRLGFETTYWNRTVTDALVARQFPVSGGFVNPQLDNIGELSGEGIEISLQGTPISTQDLQINVFANTAYLYEKVESLGGAPPIKVSGSYTRHRNFITEGYAPGAHFGAKLMDVQDGFLPVDLNGDGQPDSEQELLSLLAGSTSEFTTAWFSNLPSSTSNVLIVDEDGDGDFYDHYLGKPTPDFSGAFGTGIDYKQFSLNALFEYQFGNYYVNNLGEAFRSANPAIGRNTPETARVDRDYATGGVDSNYQPQNDPEVRLNALKDWVNNYLGLAPFQGLNWVQQADFLRFRELSLTYRVSREKLTPLGIRNLSFTASGRNLALWTKFDGDPEVNEVGRGAGNSLDQNFLSGVSTLGVPIPRRFIFTVNLGF
- a CDS encoding ABC transporter permease produces the protein MKTTGFIARRYLFSKKHISLISTLTIISITGVTIGTALLIVVLSVFNGFFEVIKDILLTNDPDIRIESAEGKAFRYQQQVQGNEDGNMINYTEGMMPGLDEIPEVRAAEPFVTGKALLVYKQRRNRVVTIKGIQPANYKELNNLEESITSGAFDLGVQDRMPGLLMSEQLMNELGVQVGERIVLLSAEGMRKSLTQFSLPRTYQFEIRGGYSLTQIIDDAPVYVDLEAGQRLFDFRNTVSGIDVRLTDSDLAAAVKDTMHSKLGDNYKISTWYDLQRPLYDVMYLEKWGSYIILMIIVIVAVLNIIGSLTMIVIQKNRDIGVLLTMGYTPSDIKKIFVKQGLYIGLIGCVLGGGLGLLISWLQQTYGLIKLSSAFIISAYPVSIEVLDVSIVLAGSLLLCLAASWYPAKRAALVEPADAVRFE
- a CDS encoding WD40/YVTN/BNR-like repeat-containing protein, which translates into the protein MTAVFLLFLFLAGGLGLEKSQAQDNSEEEYQYPTKLYKAMKWRNIGPFRGGRVTAVSGVIGDEDTYYMGATGGGVWKTHDGGKTWNNISDGFFNTGSVGAIGVSASDPNVVYVGMGESPVRGVTTSHGDGVYKSTDAGKTWVHVGLENTRQISRVQVHPDNPELVYVAAQGSPYGANEERGIYRSKDGGENWELVLHIDEDTGASDMSVDMTNPRIIYAAFWDHRRFPWKIRSGGPGSSIWKTTDGGDNWEKLTNGLPDLMGKIGISVSRANNDRVFAIVEAKGDEGGLYRSDDAGKSWKLINSDRVIRARAWYYMHVKADPQDENTVYIMNAPFMKSTNGGESLTRIEVPHGDNHDLWINPHNNANMINSNDGGANVSYNGGKSWSTQRNQPTAQFYRVNTDNRFPYYLYGGQQDNSTVAIASRTGDGGIDWKDWYATAGCESAYLAFDPDDPKLVYGGCYQGIINEYNHETEKSKMVMAYPYLGLGTNPSDHKYRFNWNAPIVASPHDPGTIYHAGNHLLKTTNRGVSWEEISPDLTKDVSENLQEGGGPITIESAGGEIYHTIMYVMPSPHEQRTIWVGTDDGLVHITRDEGENWDEVTPNGVEDAMINSIEVSPHDPATAYAVATRYKFNDFTPHIYKTENYGQSWERIVDGIGVESWVRVVREDKLIEGLLYAGTELGMYISFNEGDDWQPFQNNLPIVPITDLQIRNNDLVAATQGRGFWILDDLSPVQQLSEEVADAENYLFKPGLSYQVGGSPGDGLTEGQNPPNGSLIYYSFAEKPDTSEVEVRLDILDDNEEVIRTYAVGNEEPYDHQNSSGDQPQGLPLEEGLNRLVWDYNTSDITSVPGFFIFGGTSGYTVDPGVYTARLTVGEQTSEQDFQVRADLRVDPSDEGLAEKQQLLAETYNHIDEIHESVNQMISIRDQVKGLMKVTEDRSNGEMIAEKGKELNGKITDWIESVIQPDQETFQDVINFPNKLNAQFIYLYGIMNDNLPPITDGSKQRFTDLKDQWEKRKQDMQQILNTEVAAFNAIFDENNIPAVITEME
- a CDS encoding RagB/SusD family nutrient uptake outer membrane protein, with the protein product MKHITRSFLAFVIIAGTMLAGCNLLDVNNPNSLVEDDINQPVTAEFLTNGSEATVADGVSGFLAVYSVASDELNWVGSFDAWQDIMIGNFNDPTNQFVDQEYPTVSRARWWADDVIQRLNEFDSEGLLSDRTQLSRAYLYGAIIYVTIADMFDNFVFTDRAEGGPPIGEENMVNLYTTAVEYVDQGLSVSGISTELEAALLGMRARANYSRAMWSKMNPSVNTADPLINDSEAVADAQAALAVMGADYKYQLTFSPSTLNNYVAQQTNQRIELVVNPSVYIVADDAGRRVKNIQYADSTVQLQDPIDNIPDPVLYNSLVEFITAIEYAPITVVSAREMHLILAEAAAAGNGSVDFNTQINAIRSLNDLTDYSGQITQLEMLQHTRQVNLFLQGRRLHDMYRFDTSSPQWETNSTAESTPGTFFPISITECRANPDVSC